Proteins from a genomic interval of Zonotrichia albicollis isolate bZonAlb1 chromosome 18, bZonAlb1.hap1, whole genome shotgun sequence:
- the SUSD2 gene encoding sushi domain-containing protein 2 isoform X1, with translation MKFIGLDVSFFILSTLTALWNAGAEDSCAQRCGELLGTCSCQVTCQSLGTCCPDYKEFCLQISPYSGSLMGGKDFVINNTAFDPSSKLKCRFKKEITTSGYIDKDGKGHCISPLLYETGFIPFEVSADAGSTFPYSGTWLSVHHSKVSDGEKCTLVNETKWQYYGTSNIGGNLTLTWTRQTFETTQVNIEVWGYQETGDSYSENWMAEWKYLYTLAREAPNTGKYSFLPVPAEGNYSTWDYGILRIIPSNYFDGQSNIPSIWSPDHALAWHLEKDFRNDPNAWATAKCMEWDRKEELLPNFKEEIIDCPCTLAQARADTGRFHTDYGCDIEKGSVCTYHPGAVHCVRAIQASPQYGAGQQCCYDSTGTQILTYDSTGGSTPDRGHDWGSPPFLKPPRIPGFSHWLYDVISFYYCCLWSENCDFYMKRRPSSDCRTYRPPRAASAFGDPHFFTFDGLNFTFNGLGEYTLVESDLTSLRVQGRTQQAHFSNGTGAQGTGLSAVAMQENNSDVIEVRYSEDLHLEVLLNQRVLNFSEQTWMDLKGLFLYSTPDQNITVMFSSGSGVEIRGNGGFLTLTILLPEKFMNHTWGLFGVMNDNPQDDYTFKNKTTMSVHASPQQVFEFGASWAIENGTSLFTYDSEFLLDSFFYGDKHNASFLPVFSPPEDPADPQLEEMVSHCGSDPFCRFDVLTTRNLQVGNSTRLSHQNHKLLVEHLEPVISCGWLDHPTNGRKNSTNYLLGSTINFTCSEGYELTGGSQERTCQVSGAWSGDTPQCSQETAIKQVIVIGSVFGLVGLAVLGRLGYLCTKKSVHK, from the exons ATGAAATTCATTGGCTTAGACGTTTCTTTCTTCATTCTTTCCaccctcactgctctttggaaTGCAG GAGCTGAAGACTCTTGTGCACAGAGATGTGGGGAGCTGCTTGGTACCTGTTCTTGCCAGGTGACATGCCAGTCCTTGGGGACATGCTGTCCTGATTATAAAGAATTTTGTCTTCAAATTTCTCCATACTCAGGATCTCTTATGGGAGGCAAAGACTTTGTGATTAACAACACAGCATTTGATCCCTCTTCTAAGCTAAAATGCAG GTTCAAGAAGGAGATCACAACCAGTGGCTATATTGACAAGGATGGAAAAGGCCACTGCATCTCGCCATTGCTTTATGAGACTGGTTTCATCCCTTTTGAAGTTTCTGCAGATGCTGGGTCAACGTTTCCCTACTCTGGAACTTGGTTATCAG TACATCACAGCAAAGTTTcagatggagaaaaatgcacttTGGTAAATGAGACAAAATGGCAATACTATGGCACCTCCAACATTGGTGGAAACTTAACTCTTACCTGGACACGCCAGACATTTGAAACAACTCAAGTCAACATAGAAGTCTGGGGATACCAGGAAACAG GTGACAGTTATTCAGAAAACTGGATGGCTGAATGGAAATACCTTTATACTTTGGCAAGAGAAGCCCCCAATACAGGGAAATATTCTTTCCTTCCTGTACCTGCTGAGGGAAATTACAGTACATGGGATTATGGAATTTTGAGAATTATACCCAGCAACTATTTTGATGGGCAGAG CAATATTCCATCAATCTGGAGCCCAGACCATGCATTGGCTTGGCACCTTGAGAAAGACTTCAGAAATGACCCAAATGCATGGGCAACTGCAAAATGTATGGAATGGGACAGAAAGGAAGAGTTGCTTCCAAATTTCAAGGAAGAAATTATAGACTGCCCTTGCACCTTGGCACAGGCAAGAGCTGACACTGGCAGGTTCCAT ACAGATTATGGCTGTGACATTGAAAAGGGGAGTGTGTGTACTTATCATCCTGGTGCTGTGCATTGTGTAAGAGCCATTCAAGCCAG TCCCCAGTATGGGGCTGGACAGCAGTGCTGCTATGACTCCACGGGAACCCAAATCCTCACATACGACTCCACTGGAGGCAGCACACCTGATCGAGGACACGACTGGGGCTCACCACCTTTCTTGAAGCCTCCCCGGATACCTGGCTTTTCCCACTGGCTTTATGATGTTATCAGCTTCTATTACTGCTGCCTGTGGTCTGAGAATTGTGACTTCTATATGAAAAGGCGGCCCTCTAGTGACTGCAGGACGTACCGCCCTCCCCGAGCTG catctgCTTTTGGGGATCCTCATTTCTTTACATTTGATGGTCTGAACTTCACCTTCAATGGCCTAGGAGAATACACATTGGTAGAGTCTGATCTCACATCCCTGAGAGTGCAAGGGAGGACACAGCAGGCACACTTTTCCAATG GAACTGGGGCTCAGGGGACAGGCCTGTCTGCAGTGGCCATGCAGGAGAACAACTCTGATGTGATTGAAGTGCGCTACTCTGAGGATTTGCACCTGGAGGTCCTCCTGAACCAGAGGGTTCTCAACTTCTCTGAACAAACTTGGATGGACTTGAAAG GTCTCTTTCTCTATTCTACACCTGATCAGAACATCACAGTGATGTTCTCTTCTGGGTCTGGAGTGGAAATAAGGGGAAATGGAGGATTTCTGACCCTGACAATTCTGCTCCCAGAGAAGTTTATGAATCACACATGGGGTCTCTTTGGGGTAATGAATGACAATCCACAGGATGACTACACCTTCAAGAACAAAACCACCATGTCAGTTCATGCAAGTCCCCAGCAGGTGTTTGAGTTTGGAGCTAGCT GGGCAATTGAAAATGGAACTTCTCTCTTTACTTATGACTCGGAGTTCTTACTGGACAGTTTCTTTTATGGGGACAAGCACAATGCCTCCTTCCTGCCCGTGTTCTCCCCTCCTGAGGACCCTGCTGATCCCCAGCTAGAAGAGATGGTCTCACACTGTGGCTCGGACCCATTCTGCAGATTTGATGTCCTGACAACAAGAAACCTTCAAGTGGGAAATTCCACAAGGCTTTCCCATCAGAACCACAAGCTGCTGGTAGAACATCTAGAGCCAG TGATCTCTTGTGGCTGGCTGGATCATCCAACCAATGGAAGAAAGAATAGTACCAACTACCTGCTGGGCTCAACCATCAATTTCACCTGCAGTGAGGGCTATGAACTCACAGGAGGGTCACAGGAGAGAACCTGCCAAGTGTCAGGAGCCTGGTCAGGAGACACACCCCAGTGCAGCCAAGAAACAG CTATCAAACAAGTAATTGTTATTGGCAGTGTATTTGGATTAGTGGGCCTTGCAGTCCTGGGACGTCTGGGTTATTTATGCACAAAGAAGAG TGTTCACAAGTAA
- the SUSD2 gene encoding sushi domain-containing protein 2 isoform X2, with amino-acid sequence MMKKGAEDSCAQRCGELLGTCSCQVTCQSLGTCCPDYKEFCLQISPYSGSLMGGKDFVINNTAFDPSSKLKCRFKKEITTSGYIDKDGKGHCISPLLYETGFIPFEVSADAGSTFPYSGTWLSVHHSKVSDGEKCTLVNETKWQYYGTSNIGGNLTLTWTRQTFETTQVNIEVWGYQETGDSYSENWMAEWKYLYTLAREAPNTGKYSFLPVPAEGNYSTWDYGILRIIPSNYFDGQSNIPSIWSPDHALAWHLEKDFRNDPNAWATAKCMEWDRKEELLPNFKEEIIDCPCTLAQARADTGRFHTDYGCDIEKGSVCTYHPGAVHCVRAIQASPQYGAGQQCCYDSTGTQILTYDSTGGSTPDRGHDWGSPPFLKPPRIPGFSHWLYDVISFYYCCLWSENCDFYMKRRPSSDCRTYRPPRAASAFGDPHFFTFDGLNFTFNGLGEYTLVESDLTSLRVQGRTQQAHFSNGTGAQGTGLSAVAMQENNSDVIEVRYSEDLHLEVLLNQRVLNFSEQTWMDLKGLFLYSTPDQNITVMFSSGSGVEIRGNGGFLTLTILLPEKFMNHTWGLFGVMNDNPQDDYTFKNKTTMSVHASPQQVFEFGASWAIENGTSLFTYDSEFLLDSFFYGDKHNASFLPVFSPPEDPADPQLEEMVSHCGSDPFCRFDVLTTRNLQVGNSTRLSHQNHKLLVEHLEPVISCGWLDHPTNGRKNSTNYLLGSTINFTCSEGYELTGGSQERTCQVSGAWSGDTPQCSQETAIKQVIVIGSVFGLVGLAVLGRLGYLCTKKSVHK; translated from the exons ATGATGAAAAAGG GAGCTGAAGACTCTTGTGCACAGAGATGTGGGGAGCTGCTTGGTACCTGTTCTTGCCAGGTGACATGCCAGTCCTTGGGGACATGCTGTCCTGATTATAAAGAATTTTGTCTTCAAATTTCTCCATACTCAGGATCTCTTATGGGAGGCAAAGACTTTGTGATTAACAACACAGCATTTGATCCCTCTTCTAAGCTAAAATGCAG GTTCAAGAAGGAGATCACAACCAGTGGCTATATTGACAAGGATGGAAAAGGCCACTGCATCTCGCCATTGCTTTATGAGACTGGTTTCATCCCTTTTGAAGTTTCTGCAGATGCTGGGTCAACGTTTCCCTACTCTGGAACTTGGTTATCAG TACATCACAGCAAAGTTTcagatggagaaaaatgcacttTGGTAAATGAGACAAAATGGCAATACTATGGCACCTCCAACATTGGTGGAAACTTAACTCTTACCTGGACACGCCAGACATTTGAAACAACTCAAGTCAACATAGAAGTCTGGGGATACCAGGAAACAG GTGACAGTTATTCAGAAAACTGGATGGCTGAATGGAAATACCTTTATACTTTGGCAAGAGAAGCCCCCAATACAGGGAAATATTCTTTCCTTCCTGTACCTGCTGAGGGAAATTACAGTACATGGGATTATGGAATTTTGAGAATTATACCCAGCAACTATTTTGATGGGCAGAG CAATATTCCATCAATCTGGAGCCCAGACCATGCATTGGCTTGGCACCTTGAGAAAGACTTCAGAAATGACCCAAATGCATGGGCAACTGCAAAATGTATGGAATGGGACAGAAAGGAAGAGTTGCTTCCAAATTTCAAGGAAGAAATTATAGACTGCCCTTGCACCTTGGCACAGGCAAGAGCTGACACTGGCAGGTTCCAT ACAGATTATGGCTGTGACATTGAAAAGGGGAGTGTGTGTACTTATCATCCTGGTGCTGTGCATTGTGTAAGAGCCATTCAAGCCAG TCCCCAGTATGGGGCTGGACAGCAGTGCTGCTATGACTCCACGGGAACCCAAATCCTCACATACGACTCCACTGGAGGCAGCACACCTGATCGAGGACACGACTGGGGCTCACCACCTTTCTTGAAGCCTCCCCGGATACCTGGCTTTTCCCACTGGCTTTATGATGTTATCAGCTTCTATTACTGCTGCCTGTGGTCTGAGAATTGTGACTTCTATATGAAAAGGCGGCCCTCTAGTGACTGCAGGACGTACCGCCCTCCCCGAGCTG catctgCTTTTGGGGATCCTCATTTCTTTACATTTGATGGTCTGAACTTCACCTTCAATGGCCTAGGAGAATACACATTGGTAGAGTCTGATCTCACATCCCTGAGAGTGCAAGGGAGGACACAGCAGGCACACTTTTCCAATG GAACTGGGGCTCAGGGGACAGGCCTGTCTGCAGTGGCCATGCAGGAGAACAACTCTGATGTGATTGAAGTGCGCTACTCTGAGGATTTGCACCTGGAGGTCCTCCTGAACCAGAGGGTTCTCAACTTCTCTGAACAAACTTGGATGGACTTGAAAG GTCTCTTTCTCTATTCTACACCTGATCAGAACATCACAGTGATGTTCTCTTCTGGGTCTGGAGTGGAAATAAGGGGAAATGGAGGATTTCTGACCCTGACAATTCTGCTCCCAGAGAAGTTTATGAATCACACATGGGGTCTCTTTGGGGTAATGAATGACAATCCACAGGATGACTACACCTTCAAGAACAAAACCACCATGTCAGTTCATGCAAGTCCCCAGCAGGTGTTTGAGTTTGGAGCTAGCT GGGCAATTGAAAATGGAACTTCTCTCTTTACTTATGACTCGGAGTTCTTACTGGACAGTTTCTTTTATGGGGACAAGCACAATGCCTCCTTCCTGCCCGTGTTCTCCCCTCCTGAGGACCCTGCTGATCCCCAGCTAGAAGAGATGGTCTCACACTGTGGCTCGGACCCATTCTGCAGATTTGATGTCCTGACAACAAGAAACCTTCAAGTGGGAAATTCCACAAGGCTTTCCCATCAGAACCACAAGCTGCTGGTAGAACATCTAGAGCCAG TGATCTCTTGTGGCTGGCTGGATCATCCAACCAATGGAAGAAAGAATAGTACCAACTACCTGCTGGGCTCAACCATCAATTTCACCTGCAGTGAGGGCTATGAACTCACAGGAGGGTCACAGGAGAGAACCTGCCAAGTGTCAGGAGCCTGGTCAGGAGACACACCCCAGTGCAGCCAAGAAACAG CTATCAAACAAGTAATTGTTATTGGCAGTGTATTTGGATTAGTGGGCCTTGCAGTCCTGGGACGTCTGGGTTATTTATGCACAAAGAAGAG TGTTCACAAGTAA